The sequence below is a genomic window from Synechococcus sp. PCC 7335.
TTGTGCCTGTTTGCGAGCTGCTTCAACTCGAGTTCTGACGGCTGCCGAATCTTCACCTTCGGGTTGACTGGTGACCTCCTTTGGCTTCAAGCGTCCAACGATGACTTGCAAGTCAATTCGATCCATCAGCGGACCTGACAGCTTGGCCCAATACTGTTCTCGGTGGCGAGGTGTGCAGGTGCAGGGCTGAACTGTATCGCCAAAGTAGCCACAGGGGCAAGGGTTGGTGCTAGAAACGAGGGTAAACTGAGCGGGGAATTCAACGGATTGACGCGTACGAGTAATGGTGACTTTGCCGTCTTCAAGTGGCTGCCGTAGAAATTCGAGGACGCTGCGCTTGAATTCCGTGAGTTCATCTAGAAAAAGAACCCCGCGATGAGCTAGAGAAATTTCGCCTGGTTTTGGAAAGCTGCCGCCACCGACTAAGGAAGGACCAGAAGCGGAATGATGCGGGGTTCGAAAAGGTCGCTGGTTGACTAGATGGCCTTTTTCTTTGAGTAAGCCTGCAACAGAATGAATTTGCGTGACTTCGAGTGCCTCGGGAAAAGTAAGCGGTGGCAAAATGCCAGGAAGCCTTTGAGCAAGCATGGTCTTGCCGCTTCCAGGGGGACCAATCAGTATAATATTGTGGCCTCCGGCAGCAGCGATTTCTAAGGCGCGCCGGGCCTGGGCTTGGCCTTTGATGTCACAGAGATCTAGGGCGGGGATAGGCGATTGCAGCACCGCCTTAGGTTCACTTACTCGCATGGGCTGATAATTTTCTGGGCCATTAAGAAAGTCCACCACTTCACTTAAGTGCTTGAAGCCATAGACTTCTAAGTCAGGAACAACGGCCGCTTCATAGGCATTGTCTTCAGGAAGAACAATCCCTTTTAGTCCAACCTTTTTCGCCGCTGCAGCGATCGCTACCACACCTGCTACTGGCCTAAGGGTTCCATCCAAAGACATTTCACCTAAAAACAGATAGTCATCTAGGCGGGTCTGCTTGAGCGTTTCGGAAGCTGCCAAAATTCCAATCGCGATTGGTAGATCGTAGATCGGGCCTTCTTTGCGGACATCTGCTGGTGTTAGGTTGATCACCACCTTCCGCATTGGAAACGCGAAGCCAGCATTCTTGAGCGCTGCTCGTACTCGCTCTCGAGACTCCTGCACCGCCGTATCGGGCAGTCCCACTACTACCACACCTGGCAAGCCACCTGAGAGATCGACTTCCACACCCACTTTAAGCGCATCAATTCCAATGAGTGAAGCACTCCAAACTCTTGCTAACATGGTGTGTCAACTCCTCATCAGTGAGCGCTGTCGGTTTATTTTGCCCTACAATTCCAAGAGATCGTCACAATTGAAGTTCGTCGGAAAGGAAGAGGTAAACACCTGCCCTTTCCTCCTGCCCTAAAGCGCTCCCTAAGCGATACACTTACAGTTGGTAGCTGATTTAGAACAAGTCAGTTATCACAACAATCGCACCATTGCATGATACGGAAAGCGGTCATGCGTGGTTTACGTGGTCATGTGTTGGTTTATGTGGTCATGTGTGGTTTATAAGGGCAATTGGAAAATTCCTACAGGGCAACTCGCTGGTCGTCTACCCTCTCTCAAGCGCAATTTCGAAAGCAGGTGGGTCTTTGTAAGGAGACTTAACTAGCCAAGCGCAGCACCCCGTTTAGCTGAATGACTTACCTGTGTATATCTTGTCCCAACAGCTACTGCGTTAGTAGTCTTTTCCGCTAGCACGTCCACATTTTCTAGCTTAACCGTAGCAGAAGAACTACTAGCTTCTTCTGCTAGCTGACCAAAGAGTAGCCATAGTTTGCCATCAGCTCTGCAAAATATGTTGTGAGTTTTGAAGTCGTCTCAGCAGATAGCTTTTCTCTATAATCTCCAGGCGTTCCTTTACGGATATGCTTACTCCAATCTTCTTCATCAGGTCGAATATCATTTTGCTTAGCAACAGCTTCTACTACTGTTTGATCAATAGGAATTGAGAACCATTCCAGCATATCGATTAGAAAGCTTAGCTTGTCAAAGTAGATATCCTCGTACCTAAAAACTCGGATATTCGGATTATTAATAACTACAGCAAGATAGTTTTCGAATTTAGTAAAAAGCCACTCACAATTGACTAATGCATAGTCATCTATAGTATTCGTTGCTTGCTTGCGACAGAATTCAAGCCATGCTTCAGTATTTTTCTTAGGTGATACATGACTTGAATCCTCAGACCTACCCATGGAGTAATACTGGGAGACAAGACAGTCGCGAGGATCTCTTACCAGCAAACAAGCACGGTAATCACGAGGATTCACTACCATGTGCTCAGAGTTGGGATTGAGGATCTCCGGCAGGGCCCGAAATCCTAGATGTAAATAGCCTTCATTGATAACTTCTCTCAACTCAGTCAGTTGGAACCAGTCTCGATCAAAAATTCCTTCATTAAACATCACTTCGGAGATATTGATACTCGGAAAGTTGATTGCTTTGCAATATTGAGTCAGCAAGCTCATCATCAGGCTGCTGCCCGCTTTGTGTATCGAGAATGCAAAGGCCTTTGAAAAATTTGGATGTGGAGCCGGCAGCGTAGAGAAAAGCTGGGAAATTTCCAAGGATGGATTTGACATTGACATTTCTTATAAAGACCTAACCATCGCTAACTGGGTGGCTGACAAAAATTCATCAGTTTGAGGTGGAAAAGAGCCTATCTCAAACTCACTCAATAGCTGGGTTGTGCATTTGTGATGTTTTTGAGAAGTTGTTATTGGTGCAAGAAACTGATGCTCCAGCAGAATTGTACATGGTAAGTCAATTTTTATCTATTTTTTAAAGCGTTTAGCGAGATAAGTAAATGGAGCAAACTATTCAGCGTCCCTAAAACGGTTCCGTTGAAAATGTGCGTTATCTTATGTTGCCGGTGTTCAACCCTTAGCCAGATGGCCTTCACCGCTCCATTCTACTCAAGCTGTTTTCGTGGCGCTAGCAAGGTCACCGCATCCTAAGCACCAAGAATTTTTCTTTAGATAGACCCAGACTAAGAGTTCAGGCGGTAAGTTGGTAGCAATAAGGTTTTCATTACTTTTAGCAAATTGACTATGCTAAGTCTCTTCAAATCGCAAAAAACTTCTGCTGTGGTTCGTGAACAGCAGATAGAAGATGATCGCATGCGAGATGTAGAGCTCTTGTTAGAAAGTCTTTTTTTAAGAGAGGAAGTGACGCTGCGGCTGATTGTGGACTGTCTGTATGATGTCGGTTCGATGAATCTAGTGAATCGACGGGTGCGGTCGCGCCCACTAAACCGAATCATGAAGCTGATTGCTCGCCACTCTAAGCCAGTATTTCGCCCATTTATGCTGCGCTGGAGTCGTAAGAACTGTCCTCGTATGATTGCAGACTGGCTGCATTCACAAGTTAGATTTAGACCGAAAGAAGTCGTCTTGCCAGAAGTTTACGAGCCTCAGAAGTAAGCGATGCATTTGGGTGTTGTCGATTTAGATGAGTGCAAGTGGGCGTGATAGAGTTTGAGACGAATGATTGACGATTGTGTCGGGTCGTTTGTGTAGTGCGATTACCCTGACGCCTATCTAATCTGACTGCCTACGAGAGAGAAAAAGCCAACGTGAGCTCAATTAAGATTCCAATCTTAGATCTTAAGCCTCAGTATCAAGCGATCAAATCAGAAATCCAATCCGCTATCGATGCGGTGCTTGAATCGGGTCAGTTTGTCCTCGGACCGACAGTTGCAAACTTTGAATCTAAGATTGCCCAATACCTAG
It includes:
- a CDS encoding YifB family Mg chelatase-like AAA ATPase, whose amino-acid sequence is MLARVWSASLIGIDALKVGVEVDLSGGLPGVVVVGLPDTAVQESRERVRAALKNAGFAFPMRKVVINLTPADVRKEGPIYDLPIAIGILAASETLKQTRLDDYLFLGEMSLDGTLRPVAGVVAIAAAAKKVGLKGIVLPEDNAYEAAVVPDLEVYGFKHLSEVVDFLNGPENYQPMRVSEPKAVLQSPIPALDLCDIKGQAQARRALEIAAAGGHNIILIGPPGSGKTMLAQRLPGILPPLTFPEALEVTQIHSVAGLLKEKGHLVNQRPFRTPHHSASGPSLVGGGSFPKPGEISLAHRGVLFLDELTEFKRSVLEFLRQPLEDGKVTITRTRQSVEFPAQFTLVSSTNPCPCGYFGDTVQPCTCTPRHREQYWAKLSGPLMDRIDLQVIVGRLKPKEVTSQPEGEDSAAVRTRVEAARKQAQARFKDSPTLQCNADMESRHIRQWCQFDDATRLLIEGAVRKLGLSARATDRILKVARTIADLGNVPKIESHHVAEAIQYRTIDRMQ
- a CDS encoding sulfotransferase domain-containing protein, with amino-acid sequence MSNPSLEISQLFSTLPAPHPNFSKAFAFSIHKAGSSLMMSLLTQYCKAINFPSINISEVMFNEGIFDRDWFQLTELREVINEGYLHLGFRALPEILNPNSEHMVVNPRDYRACLLVRDPRDCLVSQYYSMGRSEDSSHVSPKKNTEAWLEFCRKQATNTIDDYALVNCEWLFTKFENYLAVVINNPNIRVFRYEDIYFDKLSFLIDMLEWFSIPIDQTVVEAVAKQNDIRPDEEDWSKHIRKGTPGDYREKLSAETTSKLTTYFAELMANYGYSLVS